One Pempheris klunzingeri isolate RE-2024b chromosome 22, fPemKlu1.hap1, whole genome shotgun sequence DNA segment encodes these proteins:
- the igf1 gene encoding insulin-like growth factor I gives MSSAVSFQWHLCDVFKSAMCCISCSHTLSLLLCVLTLTPTATGAGPETLCGAELVDTLQFVCGERGFYFSKPGYGLNARRSRGIVDECCFQSCELRRLEMYCAPAKTGKAARSVRAQRHTDMPRAPKVSTAGHKVDKGTERRTAQQPDKTKNKKRPLPGHSHSSFKEVHQKNSSRGNTGGRNYRM, from the exons ATGTCTAGCGCTGTTTCCTTTCAGTGGCATTTATGTGATGTCTTCAAG agtgCGATGTGCTGTATCTCCTGTAGCCACACCCTCTCACTACTGCTGTGCGTCCTCACCCTGACTCCGACGGCAACAGGGGCGGGACCAGAGACCCTGTGCGGGGCGGAGCTGGTCGACAcgctgcagtttgtgtgtggagagagaggctTTTATTTCA GTAAACCAGGCTATGGCCTCAATGCACGGCGGTCACGTGGCATTGTGGACGAGTGCTGCTTCCAAAGCTGTGAGCTGCGGCGCCTGGAGATGTACTGTGCACCTGCCAAGACTGGCAAGGCTGCTCGCTCTGTGCGTGCACAGCGCCACACAGACATGCCGAGAGCACCTAAGGTTAGTACCGCAGGGCACAAAGTGGACAAGGGCACAGAGCGTAGGACAGCACAGCAGCcagacaagacaaaaaacaagaaG AGACCTTTACCTGGACATAGTCATTCATCCTTCAAG GAAGTGCATCAGAAAAACTCAAGTCGAGGCAACACGGGCGGCAGAAATTACAGAATGTAG
- the LOC139222195 gene encoding zinc finger protein 11-like: MESPHRTQNELPLLLPSLRLFIPPLRLVSAAMWQVVQRGNVQDYGMVEEFISTVSEIVPELLNADQKAQLLLGLRARVVLELCRAEQITDTETIEMHLERIKALVSTWAAQPCFAEVEFPESNFVDQVELLLKDADEREKFFQDVFPTDFGPEYDSALQVLMLDFLSRLEKLLPVPDIQQTASMLSAVPSALEECVHSVPDPQHLKTVLQYHTTLGHFDFCDEIQTIPSTFGNCILSSLSLPQLEKVVIDADQIQLQPPPEQMQGCMTVQVEGETVTLLDYIQIEQPSGLVEPDGQEEHEVNEEETTGEDVGDALKPAAFQPLKQSKRLQLKRKALKEKKDSTAAKRQRKKYPNNKTCPVCNKIFLRAAAMRRHQEIHSANRDLKYKCANCDKRFRDHYDMNRHNMRVHEKEELCSIPKEEELGDPSTSEMSENKNCTLCGKYFARRVDMERHMKSHSEDRPYSCCFCEKKFKNPYVLKRHQKEICKSRELKRPKRRETQRSAPQPPSEGSTEGKICPICSRILPCTADIAKHLRSHTEERPFICVTCEKGFKYKDTLKKHQIIHGHEGIREEQSKTVEQILAEAEADTQNCTDTGGLDKKENNLDAPADTSEESPSTPVQKVTKKAPKVCPVCSRAFDSVKTLNRHIQCHTEDRPYHCVHCKKRFKHMHGLKRHQIYAICHKKITRFSWKKEPRAGPSQSEATSTDPQQGAPLKIPVWCSNCGKHFEYPSALKEHQENICKVELREVMKCDDCGKEFKSMTMLKVHQRIHDPLYCKECGKILANESAFERHKLMHRPMQCTMCDKTFTLLRRLREHYEKQHSFTGPYPCVQCDKSFIQLSYLAIHQRIHKGEFPYICNMCPEKFRSSNCLTVHQRKHTGEKPFLCWLCGKCYRSASELTVHMGTHSEERPWNCPQCDMAYRTKLQLTNHVEQIHIGVRYPCNSCGKQFMKETSLKRHELIHTGERPHQCTVCGKTFLTANELRLHNRYHTGERPYKCEECGKAFIQSGYLKSHMRIHTGEKPFKCDICDKGFRLSYHMKKHRRTHAGKPKSYICEECGLAFLHKKSLWEHSLVHNVKMEPSFTDEVRIEFQ, encoded by the exons ATGGAGAGTCCGCATCGGACACAGAACG AGTTGCCTCTTCTGCTGCCATCCCTTCGCCTCTTCATACCTCCCCTGCGCCTGGTGTCTGCGGCCATGTGGCAGGTCGTCCAGCGGGGAAACGTGCAGGATTATGGGATGGTGGAGGAGTTCATCAGCACCGTTTCAGAAATTGTACCTGAGCTTTTGAATGCAGATCAGAAAGCTCAACTCCTGCTGGGACTCAGAGCGCGG GTGGTTCTTGAACTGTGTCGGGCCGAGCAGATAACAGACACAGAGACCATCGAGATGCACCTGGAGCGGATCAAGGCCCTCGTGTCCACTTGGGCAGCACAG CCATGTTTTGCGGAGGTCGAATTTCCAGAATCAAACTTTGTGGATCAGGTTGAACTGCTGTTGAAAGACGCTGACGAGAGGGAGAAGTTCTTCCAG GATGTCTTTCCTACGGATTTTGGGCCTGAATATGACAGCGCTCTACAGGTGCTCATGCTGGATTTCCTGTCCAGACTGGAGAAGCTTCTTCCAGTACCAGACATTCAGCAG ACTGCATCCATGCTCAGCGCCGTCCCATCTGCCCTGGAGGAGTGTGTGCACTCTGTTCCTGACCCCCAGCACCTGAAAACTGTGCTCCAGTACCACACAACACTTGGACATTTCGATTTCTGTG ATGAAATTCAAACCATTCCTTCTACCTTTGGGAATTGCATCCTCTCTTCGCTGTCCCTCCCTCAGCTGGAGAAGGTTGTAATTGATGCAGACCAAATACAGCTACAGCCTCCACCAGAGCAGATGCAAGGTTGCATGACTGTCCAGGTGGAGGGTGAAACTGTGACTCTGTTGGACTACATACAGATCGAACAGCCGTCAGGTTTGGTTGAGCCTGACGGTCAAGAAGAACATGAAGTGAACGAGGAGGAAACCACGGGAGAGGATGTCGGTGACGCCCTGAAGCCGGCAGCTTTTCAACCGCTGAAACAAAGCAAACGGCTCCAGTTGAAGAGAAaagctttaaaagaaaagaaagactcAACGGCAGCTAAgaggcaaagaaagaaataccCCAATAATAAAACATGTCCTGTGTGCAATAAGATTTTCCTGCGAGCGGCAGCCATGAGGCGGCACCAGGAAATTCATTCTGCCAATCGGGATCTCAAGTACAAGTGCGCCAACTGTGACAAACGATTCAGGGACCATTACGACATGAACCGGCACAACATGCGCGTTCACGAAAAGGAAGAGCTGTGTAGCATCCCCAAAGAAGAGGAGTTAGGGGACCCCAGCACTTCTGAGATGTCCGAAAACAAAAACTGCACTCTGTGTGGGAAGTATTTCGCCCGTCGAGTAGACATGGAGCGACACATGAAGTCCCACTCAGAGGACCGGCCGTATAGTTGTTGTTTCTGTGAGAAGAAATTTAAGAACCCTTACGTTTTAAAGAGACACCAGAAGGAGATTTGTAAGAGCAGAGAGCTGAAGAGaccaaagaggagagagactcaGCGCTCAGCTCCACAGCCGCCATCGGAGGGCTCAACGGAGGGCAAAATCTGTCCCATCTGCAGCCGGATCTTGCCTTGCACCGCGGACATCGCAAAGCATTTAAGATCTCACACGGAAGAGCGTCCTTTTATTTGCGTCACTTGTGAGAAGGGCTTCAAGTACAAGGACACGCTGAAGAAGCACCAGATCATTCACGGTCACGAGGGGATCAGAGAGGAACAGAGCAAGACAGTGGAGCAGATTTTGGCTGAAGCTGAAGCCGACACTCAGAATTGTACCGACACAGGTGGCCTTGATAAGAAGGAAAATAATCTGGATGCACCTGCTGACACTTCTGAGGAGTCTCCATCCACGCCTGTGCAAAAAGTCACCAAAAAAGCCCCTAAAGTGTGCCCAGTCTGTTCAAGGGCATTTGACAGTGTcaaaacactgaacagacacatacagtgtCACACAGAGGACCGGCCTTATCACTGCGTCCATTGCAAGAAGCGTTTCAAACACATGCATGGGCTGAAAAGGCACCAGATTTATGCCATTTGTCATAAGAAAATCACCCGATTCTCGTGGAAGAAGGAGCCGAGAGCGGGGCCCAGCCAAAGCGAAGCGACCAGCACTGACCCCCAGCAGGGGGCGCCTCTGAAAATACCCGTGTGGTGCTCAAACTGCGGCAAACACTTCGAATACCCGTCCGCCCTGAAGGAGCACCAGGAGAACATCTGCAAAGTGGAGCTGAGGGAGGTTATGAAGTGCGACGACTGCGGCAAAGAGTTCAAGAGCATGACCATGCTCAAAGTGCACCAGAGGATCCACGACCCGCTCTACTGCAAAGAGTGCGGGAAGATACTCGCCAACGAGTCCGCTTTTGAGAGGCACAAACTCATGCACAGGCCGATGCAGTGCACAATGTGCGATAAGACTTTCACCTTACTGAGACGCTTGAGGGAGCATTACGAGAAGCAGCACAGCTTCACCGGGCCGTATCCTTGTGTTCAGTGTGACAAGTCCTTCATCCAGCTGTCCTACCTCGCCATCCACCAGAGGATCCACAAAGGAGAGTTCCCCTACATTTGTAATATGTGCCCAGAGAAGTTCAGGTCCTCCAACTGCCTGACGGTCCATCAGAGGAAGCACACCGGGGAGAAACCCTTCCTGTGCTGGCTGTGCGGTAAGTGTTACCGCTCGGCCTCGGAGCTCACGGTGCACATGGGGACCCACTCCGAGGAGAGACCCTGGAACTGCCCCCAGTGCGACATGGCCTACCGCACGAAGCTGCAGCTGACGAACCACGTCGAGCAAATCCACATCGGCGTCCGGTACCCCTGCAACAGCTGTGGGAAGCAGTTCATGAAGGAGACGTCCCTGAAGAGGCACGAGCTAATCCACACAGGCGAGAGGCCGCACCAGTGCACCGTGTGCGGAAAGACCTTCCTGACGGCCAACGAGCTCAGGCTCCACAACAGGTACCACACCGGGGAGCGCCCGTACAAGTGCGAAGAGTGCGGGAAAGCCTTCATCCAGTCGGGATATTTGAAGTCGCACATGCGCATCCACACGGGTGAGAAGCCCTTTAAATGCGACATATGCGACAAGGGCTTCAGGTTGTCCTATCACATGAAGAAACACAGGCGGACTCACGCCGGGAAGCCAAAGAGCTACATATGTGAGGAGTGCGGGTTAGCCTTCCTCCATAAAAAGTCCCTCTGGGAACACTCGCTCGTTCACAACGTCAAAATGGAGCCATCGTTCACGGATGAAGTGAGAATAGAATTTCAGTAG